Proteins from a genomic interval of Heterodontus francisci isolate sHetFra1 chromosome 31, sHetFra1.hap1, whole genome shotgun sequence:
- the LOC137347034 gene encoding putative nuclease HARBI1, producing MLAVEVVSNCVGGHPVPIALMLTVALNFYASGPFQASLADMCGVSQASTHHCIKVVTDAIFRHANHFINFKMDTASQAERARGFSTIAAFPMVQAVTDCTHVAIRAPVGQSGTFINRKGFHSMNVQLVCDHCKGIMQVCTRYPGSSHDAFILWNSQVPALFSPSEHLQGWILGDRGYLLKTWLMTPVRNPSNNAEEHYNESHVTTRVTIEQTIGPLQMRFRCLDQSDFQHLQYFAFISRFIVVCYTLYNLAMERGEALEDDQGQREASSEEDGDTDEEEGPRHLNGRERKLKSKHIAYNSSNDL from the exons atgctggcagtggaggtcGTTTCCAAttgcgtgggtggccatccagtGCCAATCGCACTGATGCTAACAGTAGCACTAAATTTCTATGCATCAGGCCCGTTCCAGGCTTCATTGGCAGACATGTGCGGCGTCTCCCAAGCATCAACGCATCACTGCattaaggttgtgactgatgccatTTTCAGGCATGCCAACCATTTCATCAACTTCAAGATGGACActgccagtcaggccgagagagccagaggaTTCAGCACCATTGCTGCGTTCCCAATGGTCCAGGCTGTtacagactgcactcatgtggccattagagcacctgtaGGTCAGTCAGGGACCTTCATTAATCGCAAGGGGTTCCACTCAATgaacgttcagctggtctgtgaccattgtaagggaatcatgcaggtgtgtacacgttatcctggaagcagtcacgatgctttcattctgtggaactcccaggtgccagcactattcagcccttCTGAacacctgcaaggatggatacttggtgacaggggttatctgctgaagacatggctgatgacaccggtgAGGAACCCAAGCAATAATGCAGAGGAacattacaatgagagccatgtgacCACCAGAGTGACCATAGAACAGACTATAGGTCCTCTccaaatgagatttaggtgtctcgatCAGTCAG atttccagcatttgcagtattttgcttttatctctagaTTTATTGTCGTCTGCTACACCTTATATAACCTGGcgatggagaggggagaggccTTGGAGGATGATCAAGGTCAGCGCGAGGCTTCCTCAGAGGAGGATGGTGATACGGATGAAGAAGAGGGGCCGAGGCACCTGAACGGCAGGGAGAGGAAGCTGAAG AGCAAACATATTGCCTACAACAGCAGCAATGACCTGTGA